Proteins encoded together in one Catellatospora citrea window:
- a CDS encoding MerR family transcriptional regulator has translation MNQLHDPQSPGSDPGRPGGAAALRGGVAEDADSDVQGGSLGYRGVTACHAVGISYRQLDYWARTGLVVPSIRDASGSGTQRLYSFRDLVVLKVVKRLLDAGVSLQNIRRAIETLRAYDADDLATITLISDGTSVYDCRSPEEVVDLLQGGQGVFGIAIGGAFKEIQGSLSHLPAERGTEVEEATVTPFAPAVLPLGVTDELAARRARRRAG, from the coding sequence ATGAATCAGCTCCATGATCCGCAGTCGCCTGGCAGTGACCCAGGTCGTCCCGGTGGTGCGGCCGCGTTGCGCGGCGGCGTGGCGGAGGATGCCGACTCGGACGTGCAGGGCGGTTCGCTCGGCTACCGGGGCGTGACGGCCTGCCACGCGGTCGGCATCAGCTACCGGCAGCTGGACTACTGGGCCCGCACCGGGCTGGTGGTGCCGAGCATCCGGGACGCGTCCGGCTCGGGCACCCAGCGGCTCTACTCGTTCCGCGACCTCGTCGTGCTGAAGGTGGTCAAGCGCCTGCTGGACGCCGGGGTGTCGCTGCAGAACATCCGGCGCGCCATCGAGACGCTGCGCGCCTACGACGCCGACGACCTGGCCACCATCACCCTCATCTCCGACGGCACCTCGGTGTACGACTGCCGCTCGCCGGAGGAGGTCGTGGACCTGCTGCAGGGTGGGCAGGGCGTGTTCGGGATAGCCATCGGCGGCGCGTTCAAGGAGATCCAGGGCTCGCTGTCGCACCTGCCCGCCGAGCGCGGCACCGAGGTCGAGGAGGCGACGGTCACCCCGTTCGCACCGGCCGTGCTGCCGCTGGGCGTCACCGACGAGCTGGCCGCGCGCCGGGCCCGCCGCCGCGCCGGCTGA
- a CDS encoding bifunctional nuclease family protein — MRELSVIGVRVELPTNQPIVLLREVEGDRYLPIWIGAVEATAIAYEQQGVKPARPLTHDLLRDLLQALSAPLKAVEIVELKDSIFYADLLIGDSVRVSARPSDAIALALRVGAPVRCAEKVLDEAGIIIPDEQEDEVEKFREFLEQVRPEDFAS; from the coding sequence GTGCGCGAGCTGAGCGTGATCGGGGTAAGGGTCGAACTGCCCACCAACCAGCCGATCGTCCTGCTGCGTGAGGTGGAGGGGGACCGCTACCTGCCGATCTGGATCGGCGCGGTGGAGGCGACGGCGATCGCCTACGAGCAGCAGGGGGTCAAGCCGGCCCGGCCGCTCACCCATGATCTTCTCCGGGACCTGCTGCAGGCGCTGTCGGCGCCGCTGAAGGCCGTGGAGATCGTCGAACTGAAGGACAGCATCTTCTACGCCGATCTGCTCATCGGCGACTCGGTGCGGGTGTCCGCGCGGCCCAGTGACGCGATCGCCCTGGCGCTGCGCGTGGGCGCCCCGGTGCGCTGTGCCGAGAAGGTCCTCGACGAGGCCGGGATCATCATCCCGGACGAGCAGGAGGACGAGGTCGAGAAGTTCCGGGAGTTCCTGGAGCAGGTCCGGCCGGAGGACTTCGCCTCGTAA
- the ftsR gene encoding transcriptional regulator FtsR — protein MTAAVPASAGGGGGAARAQALMSIGEVLGLLRSDFPDITISKLRFLETEGLVEPQRTSSGYRKYSREDVARLRFILAAQRDQYLPLRVIREQLSEGAHLTQVRPTLVAVGDDHRPEAVAEPVDERLRRQELCHRAGITEALLADLERHGLVTARAGEWFDGDALAVAEVAGQLAEYGVEPRHLRAYRVAADREAGLYAQLVAPLMRQQDPTARARAAETMRELTVLSQRLHVALLRSGLNDALGG, from the coding sequence ATGACAGCAGCGGTGCCGGCGTCGGCCGGCGGCGGGGGCGGGGCGGCGCGGGCACAGGCGCTGATGAGCATCGGCGAGGTGCTCGGGCTGCTGCGCTCCGACTTTCCGGACATCACCATCTCGAAGTTGCGGTTCCTCGAGACGGAGGGTCTGGTGGAGCCGCAGCGGACGTCGTCCGGCTACCGCAAATACAGCCGCGAGGATGTGGCGCGGCTGCGATTCATCCTTGCCGCGCAGCGTGACCAGTATCTGCCCCTGCGCGTCATCCGCGAGCAGTTGTCCGAAGGCGCCCATCTGACCCAGGTGCGCCCGACCCTGGTCGCGGTCGGCGACGACCACCGGCCCGAGGCCGTGGCGGAGCCCGTCGACGAGCGTCTGCGGCGCCAGGAGCTGTGCCACCGCGCCGGGATCACCGAGGCGCTGCTGGCCGACCTGGAGCGGCACGGGCTGGTCACCGCCCGGGCGGGGGAGTGGTTCGACGGCGACGCCCTGGCGGTCGCCGAGGTGGCCGGGCAGCTCGCCGAGTACGGCGTCGAGCCCCGGCACCTGCGTGCGTACCGGGTCGCCGCGGACCGGGAGGCCGGGCTCTACGCCCAGCTGGTGGCCCCGCTGATGCGCCAGCAGGACCCCACGGCCCGCGCGCGGGCGGCCGAGACCATGCGTGAGCTGACCGTTCTGTCGCAGCGCCTGCACGTGGCGCTGCTGCGTTCCGGGCTCAACGACGCGCTCGGCGGCTGA
- a CDS encoding FHA domain-containing protein → MTRPDDEFPQLDVTSTLHLGSLEEALEGPESDVVPGRVSGQLPPGMALLVVRRGPNAGARFLLDHDVTTSGRHPDSDIFLDDVTVSRRHAEFHRDGSTFTVRDVGSLNGTYVNRERVESATLNNGDEVQVGKFRLLYVAGPRAEEA, encoded by the coding sequence ATGACGCGACCAGACGACGAGTTCCCCCAGCTCGACGTCACGTCGACCCTGCACCTCGGCTCCCTGGAGGAGGCGCTGGAAGGGCCGGAGTCTGACGTAGTCCCGGGGCGGGTCTCGGGACAGCTGCCGCCGGGCATGGCCCTGCTGGTGGTGCGTCGTGGCCCGAACGCGGGCGCCCGCTTCCTGCTCGACCACGACGTGACGACCAGTGGCCGTCACCCCGACAGCGACATCTTCCTCGACGACGTGACGGTCTCGCGCCGGCACGCCGAGTTCCACCGGGACGGGTCCACGTTCACCGTGCGCGACGTGGGCAGCCTCAACGGCACGTACGTCAACCGGGAGCGGGTTGAGTCGGCCACGCTCAACAACGGCGACGAGGTGCAGGTCGGCAAGTTCCGCCTGCTGTACGTGGCCGGCCCGCGCGCCGAGGAGGCATGA
- the gcvH gene encoding glycine cleavage system protein GcvH, whose product MIPEDLKYTAEHEWVTTKGGSVRVGITHFAQDALGDIVYVQLPETGQVVAAGESFGEVESTKSVSEIYAPLSGTVTARNETLVDSPDLINTDPYGEGWLVEIEIADPSALDALLDAAAYRELTQS is encoded by the coding sequence GTGATTCCTGAGGACCTGAAGTACACCGCCGAGCACGAGTGGGTCACCACGAAGGGCGGGTCGGTCCGGGTCGGTATCACCCACTTCGCGCAGGACGCGCTGGGCGACATCGTGTACGTGCAGCTGCCGGAGACCGGCCAGGTCGTGGCGGCGGGCGAGTCCTTCGGCGAGGTCGAGTCCACCAAGAGCGTGTCGGAGATCTACGCCCCGCTCAGCGGCACGGTGACCGCCCGCAACGAGACCCTCGTCGACTCACCGGACCTCATCAACACCGACCCCTACGGCGAGGGCTGGCTCGTCGAAATCGAGATCGCCGATCCGTCCGCGCTGGATGCGCTTCTCGACGCGGCAGCGTACCGTGAGCTGACCCAGAGCTGA
- a CDS encoding DUF881 domain-containing protein, whose product MSDEKTQPIGPGPGEEPTVPLAGAAGDTFAAETPDTGTSAARSPGAKPSTGRSPSAKPAADKAVVDESPAAEISDTAAAEAGSAGSGDPAAAERSEPDADAPSDGVRKRISGAGALIGVLLVLLGFTLAVQLKSNSADEGYNSLREEDLYVILADLDSRADRLRQDIAELEATRRELNSGASSREQVLKEAQERADDIGILAGTLKAQGTGITLRLSDGSGPITANHLLNAVQELRGAGAEAIQIDGNGGSVRVIASTHFVDVGGGGIEVDGVRLTGPYTVTAIGPEDLDKAMEFRGGVVDDVRGDGGNVIVSDPHPVDITAVRGTPNLEYAKPVS is encoded by the coding sequence GTGAGCGACGAGAAGACTCAGCCGATCGGCCCCGGGCCGGGCGAAGAGCCGACCGTGCCCCTGGCGGGCGCGGCCGGCGACACTTTCGCGGCCGAGACCCCGGACACCGGGACCTCGGCGGCCAGGTCGCCGGGCGCCAAGCCCTCGACGGGCCGGTCCCCGAGCGCCAAGCCCGCGGCGGACAAGGCCGTGGTCGACGAATCCCCGGCGGCGGAGATCTCCGACACCGCGGCGGCCGAGGCCGGCTCCGCGGGATCGGGTGACCCGGCTGCCGCCGAGCGGTCCGAGCCGGACGCGGACGCCCCGAGCGACGGCGTGCGCAAGCGGATCAGTGGCGCGGGCGCCCTGATCGGTGTGCTGCTGGTGCTGCTCGGCTTCACCCTGGCCGTCCAGCTCAAGAGCAACTCGGCCGACGAGGGCTACAACTCGCTGCGCGAGGAGGACCTCTACGTCATCCTCGCCGACCTCGACTCGCGCGCGGACCGGCTGCGCCAGGACATCGCCGAGCTCGAGGCGACCCGCCGCGAGCTCAACTCGGGCGCGTCCAGCCGGGAGCAGGTCCTCAAGGAGGCCCAGGAGCGCGCCGACGACATCGGCATCCTGGCGGGCACGCTCAAGGCCCAGGGCACGGGCATCACGCTGCGTCTGTCCGACGGCTCCGGGCCGATCACCGCGAACCACCTGCTCAACGCGGTGCAGGAGCTGCGCGGGGCGGGGGCCGAGGCGATCCAGATCGACGGGAACGGCGGTTCGGTGCGGGTGATCGCGTCGACCCACTTCGTCGACGTGGGCGGCGGCGGCATCGAAGTCGACGGCGTACGCCTGACCGGGCCGTACACGGTGACCGCGATCGGCCCGGAAGACCTGGACAAGGCCATGGAGTTCCGCGGCGGGGTGGTTGACGATGTGCGAGGCGACGGCGGTAACGTGATCGTCAGTGATCCGCATCCGGTCGACATCACCGCGGTGCGGGGCACGCCGAACCTGGAGTACGCGAAGCCCGTCTCCTGA
- a CDS encoding small basic family protein — MIAVLALIAGVVLGVVLNPTVPDALQPYLPIAVVAALDAVFGGVRAKLDGIFDDKQFVISFISNVLVAGFIVYLGDKLGVGVQLSTGVVVVLGVRIFGNVAAIRRRLFKA, encoded by the coding sequence GTGATCGCAGTACTGGCGTTGATCGCCGGAGTGGTGCTGGGCGTCGTGCTCAACCCCACCGTCCCGGACGCGCTGCAGCCCTACCTGCCGATCGCCGTCGTGGCCGCGCTGGACGCGGTCTTCGGCGGTGTGCGCGCGAAGCTCGACGGGATCTTCGACGACAAGCAGTTCGTGATCTCGTTCATCTCCAACGTCCTGGTCGCGGGCTTCATCGTGTACCTCGGTGACAAGCTGGGGGTGGGCGTCCAGCTGTCCACGGGTGTGGTCGTCGTGCTCGGCGTGCGGATCTTCGGCAACGTGGCGGCGATCCGGCGCCGGCTGTTCAAGGCGTAG
- a CDS encoding DUF881 domain-containing protein, whose amino-acid sequence MSDGRDREPERPVSTPPSGQRVWQTDMLTDLFQDPLDGGYTDAARARRERGPLPSATRWTRRGFTVVVCAVIGVLLAVAYLQVIARAPARATTRTELIKDINRRTADTDKLDQQAETLQDEVNGLREQALDDTAIGRLRELEAATGLRKVSGDGVVVTLADGPNAATERLARILDLDLQLVTNALWASGAEAISVNGRRLTSVTPIRTAGSAILIGNAHIIGPYQVAAIGPSDMADRFNDTGTADTYRKLRDDKNLELGFDVDEKNDLELPAAVMPRLQFAHVPQPSPAGTPTPSTSPSGGGK is encoded by the coding sequence ATGAGCGACGGCCGCGACCGGGAGCCGGAGCGGCCGGTGTCGACGCCGCCGTCGGGGCAGCGGGTGTGGCAGACGGACATGCTGACCGACCTGTTCCAGGATCCGCTCGACGGCGGATACACCGATGCCGCCCGCGCCCGCCGCGAGCGCGGCCCGCTGCCGTCGGCGACGCGGTGGACGCGTCGCGGGTTCACCGTGGTCGTCTGCGCGGTCATCGGCGTGCTGCTGGCGGTGGCCTACCTGCAGGTGATCGCCCGGGCGCCGGCCCGCGCCACCACCCGCACCGAACTGATCAAGGACATCAACCGGCGCACCGCGGACACCGACAAGCTCGACCAGCAGGCCGAGACCCTGCAGGACGAGGTGAACGGGCTGCGGGAGCAGGCGCTGGACGACACCGCCATCGGCCGCCTGCGCGAGCTCGAGGCCGCGACAGGGCTGCGCAAGGTCTCCGGCGACGGCGTGGTGGTCACCCTCGCCGACGGGCCCAACGCGGCCACCGAGCGGCTGGCCCGGATCCTCGACCTGGACCTGCAGCTGGTGACGAACGCGCTGTGGGCGTCCGGCGCCGAGGCGATCTCGGTCAACGGCCGCCGGCTGACCTCGGTGACGCCGATCCGCACCGCCGGTTCGGCGATCCTGATCGGCAACGCGCACATCATCGGGCCGTACCAGGTGGCCGCGATCGGGCCGTCCGACATGGCGGACAGGTTCAACGACACCGGGACGGCGGACACCTACCGCAAGCTGCGCGACGACAAAAATCTGGAGCTCGGCTTCGACGTCGACGAGAAGAACGACCTGGAGCTGCCGGCGGCGGTGATGCCGCGGCTGCAGTTCGCCCACGTGCCGCAGCCGTCGCCCGCCGGCACACCGACACCCTCAACCTCGCCCTCGGGAGGTGGCAAGTGA
- a CDS encoding CDP-alcohol phosphatidyltransferase family protein, whose product MAQQPLGDARAQSRDRVLTIPNLISFARLLGVPLFLYLFLVADEVGWAVVVLGLGGTTDWIDGYLARRLGQVSRVGELLDPAADRLYILATLLAFTVRDIVPWQFTVALLARDVLLMLTFPVLRKLGYGPLPVHYLGKTATFILLMGFPVLLLAWAVPTGAVHDIAYASGWALCWWGIVLYWIAGIFYLVQFAAVVRRSREVAA is encoded by the coding sequence GTGGCTCAGCAGCCGCTGGGCGATGCTCGCGCGCAATCGCGCGACCGCGTCCTCACCATCCCCAACCTGATCAGTTTCGCCCGCCTGCTCGGCGTGCCGCTCTTCCTCTACCTCTTCCTGGTCGCCGACGAGGTCGGCTGGGCCGTGGTCGTGCTCGGCCTGGGCGGCACCACCGACTGGATCGACGGCTATCTCGCCCGCCGGCTGGGCCAGGTGAGCCGCGTCGGCGAGCTGCTGGACCCGGCGGCCGACCGCCTCTACATCCTGGCCACGCTGCTCGCGTTCACCGTGCGCGACATCGTGCCCTGGCAGTTCACGGTCGCGCTGCTGGCCCGCGACGTGCTGCTCATGCTCACCTTCCCGGTGCTGCGCAAGCTCGGCTACGGCCCGCTGCCCGTGCACTACCTCGGCAAGACGGCCACGTTCATCCTGCTGATGGGCTTCCCGGTCCTGCTGCTGGCCTGGGCGGTGCCGACGGGCGCGGTGCACGACATCGCGTACGCCAGCGGCTGGGCGCTGTGCTGGTGGGGCATCGTCCTGTACTGGATCGCGGGCATCTTCTACCTGGTGCAGTTCGCCGCCGTGGTGCGCCGTTCCCGCGAGGTGGCGGCATGA
- a CDS encoding cellulose binding domain-containing protein — MSRPTVRAALMALLGTLVAATAVVVAAPTGSAAAVPTRIMALGDSITGSPGCWRATLWNRLQSTGYTNIDMVGTLPAQGCGVAHDGDNEGHGGFLATNVANQNQLVGWLSATLPDVVLMHFGTNDVWSNLPNTQILTAFSKLVDQMRASNPAMRILVAKIIPMNPSSCTECAARVVSFNNAIPSWAAGKTTAQSPITVVDQWTGFNTATDTYDGVHPNAAGDQKMSDRWYPALTAALSGVTPSNPPSPSASASPSASPSPSAPPSVSPSPSRPPSPSPTGGAGKSCSVTYVIIGQWPGGFQGELRVANNGTVPISGWSVRFTFPNGQVISQSWNGQYTQTGSTVTALNVSWNGLLSPGAGTATGFLASYQGTNGTPVPVCTAL, encoded by the coding sequence ATGTCCAGGCCCACCGTGAGGGCGGCGCTGATGGCGCTGCTGGGCACACTCGTGGCCGCGACGGCCGTCGTCGTCGCAGCTCCCACCGGCAGCGCGGCTGCCGTTCCGACCCGCATCATGGCGCTCGGCGACTCGATCACCGGCTCGCCCGGCTGCTGGCGGGCGACGCTGTGGAACCGGCTGCAGAGCACCGGCTACACCAACATCGACATGGTCGGCACGCTGCCGGCGCAGGGCTGCGGCGTCGCCCATGACGGCGACAACGAAGGCCACGGCGGCTTCCTGGCGACCAACGTGGCCAATCAGAACCAGCTCGTCGGCTGGCTGTCGGCGACCCTGCCCGACGTCGTGCTGATGCACTTCGGCACCAACGACGTGTGGTCCAACCTGCCCAACACGCAGATCCTGACGGCCTTCAGCAAGCTGGTCGACCAGATGCGGGCCAGCAACCCGGCCATGAGGATCCTGGTGGCGAAGATCATTCCGATGAACCCGTCCAGCTGCACCGAGTGTGCGGCGCGGGTGGTGTCGTTCAACAACGCCATCCCGTCCTGGGCGGCGGGCAAGACCACCGCGCAGTCGCCGATCACCGTCGTCGACCAGTGGACCGGTTTCAACACGGCCACCGACACCTACGACGGCGTGCACCCCAACGCGGCCGGCGACCAGAAGATGTCGGACCGCTGGTACCCGGCGCTGACCGCGGCGCTCAGCGGCGTGACGCCGTCGAACCCGCCGTCCCCGTCGGCCTCGGCATCCCCCTCGGCCTCGCCGAGCCCGTCGGCCCCGCCGTCGGTGTCGCCGAGCCCGTCGCGTCCGCCGTCGCCGTCTCCGACGGGCGGCGCGGGCAAGTCCTGCTCGGTGACGTACGTGATCATCGGGCAGTGGCCGGGCGGCTTCCAGGGTGAGCTGCGGGTGGCCAACAACGGCACGGTGCCGATCAGCGGCTGGTCGGTGCGGTTCACCTTCCCGAACGGCCAGGTGATCTCGCAGAGCTGGAACGGGCAGTACACCCAGACCGGCTCGACCGTGACCGCGCTCAACGTGAGCTGGAACGGCCTGCTGTCGCCCGGTGCGGGCACGGCGACCGGCTTCCTCGCCAGTTACCAGGGCACCAACGGCACCCCGGTGCCGGTCTGCACCGCGCTCTGA
- a CDS encoding YybH family protein has translation MRKWYAAAMAALGLAVLLAVPGAAGAGKGDTARGCERSFDAAVADFDAVFLAKDLPKVMSYYHDEAVQIGSNGAYRKDKAAIQANFTGLFTYAFTATFPEVKKVVDGCRGATLVVDFTLAIPSVGFKQHFYNALTFVRERGKWKIILDVSSPLPVV, from the coding sequence GTGCGCAAGTGGTATGCGGCGGCAATGGCGGCGCTGGGCCTGGCGGTGCTGCTGGCGGTGCCCGGCGCCGCGGGCGCGGGCAAGGGTGACACGGCGCGCGGCTGCGAGCGGAGTTTCGACGCCGCGGTGGCGGACTTCGACGCGGTGTTCCTGGCCAAGGACCTGCCCAAGGTCATGTCGTACTACCACGACGAGGCGGTGCAGATCGGCTCCAACGGGGCGTACCGCAAGGACAAGGCCGCCATCCAGGCCAACTTCACCGGGCTGTTCACCTATGCCTTCACGGCGACGTTCCCGGAGGTGAAGAAGGTCGTCGACGGCTGCCGCGGCGCGACCCTGGTGGTCGACTTCACCCTCGCGATCCCGTCGGTGGGCTTCAAGCAGCACTTCTACAACGCGCTCACCTTCGTCCGCGAGCGCGGCAAGTGGAAGATCATCCTGGACGTCAGCTCGCCGCTGCCGGTGGTCTGA
- a CDS encoding alpha/beta hydrolase, which produces MTRPATPNPWPRLTDRHHGDPDRIAIILPGGGYTPARPLLHLARIVLAHHGWSVQELWWQPPATPDLDERAGWVVAQAVAAVEAESAKRIMLVGKSLGTLAAPVAAARHLPAIWFTPLMFHASVVDALGATQAPTQLFGGAADFSWDPRLADDLGLPCLELPGADHSLEHPDDPVRSAENLLRVTRRLHEFVGGL; this is translated from the coding sequence ATGACCCGCCCGGCGACCCCGAATCCCTGGCCCCGCCTGACCGACCGGCACCACGGCGACCCCGATCGGATCGCGATCATCCTGCCCGGCGGCGGCTACACGCCCGCCAGACCGCTGCTGCACCTGGCTCGCATCGTGCTCGCCCACCACGGCTGGAGCGTGCAGGAGCTGTGGTGGCAGCCACCGGCCACCCCCGACCTCGACGAGCGCGCCGGCTGGGTCGTCGCACAGGCCGTCGCCGCCGTCGAGGCCGAGTCCGCGAAGCGGATCATGCTGGTCGGCAAGTCGCTGGGCACCCTGGCCGCGCCGGTCGCCGCCGCACGCCACCTGCCCGCGATCTGGTTCACGCCGCTGATGTTCCACGCCTCGGTGGTCGACGCGCTCGGCGCGACGCAGGCCCCGACCCAACTGTTCGGCGGTGCCGCGGACTTCTCCTGGGACCCGCGGCTGGCCGACGACCTCGGCCTGCCGTGCCTGGAACTCCCCGGTGCCGACCACTCGCTGGAGCACCCCGACGACCCGGTCCGCAGCGCGGAGAACCTGCTCCGCGTCACCCGCCGCCTGCACGAGTTCGTGGGCGGCCTGTGA
- a CDS encoding helix-turn-helix transcriptional regulator, translating into MKASRLVSLLLTLQQRRSARAAELAQLFEVSVRTVYRDVAALQAAGVPLWTEPGRAGGIRLLDGWRTRLDGLTGAEAAALFAGAAPAALAELGLGSVLLAAQAKVLATLPEPLRDRARTIAQRFHLDAPGWFHRGEELPHLMSIAEAVWEQRRVTVRYRRADGSVRRVLEPYGLVLKAGVWYLVARVPDADAVRTYRLVRITAVEPGGDRFERPADFALAQWWTASAAAFDRTLIRDRVRLRVSPHGLRRLPIVTDAAARDEAILHTGPPDERGWCEVELAVESPRVALTQLLPLGADVEILAPEQLRAEFAAVGAAIAARNA; encoded by the coding sequence GTGAAGGCCTCGCGGCTGGTGTCGCTCCTGCTCACCTTGCAGCAGCGGCGTTCCGCGCGGGCTGCCGAGCTGGCGCAGCTGTTCGAGGTCTCGGTCCGCACCGTGTATCGCGACGTCGCCGCGCTGCAGGCCGCCGGGGTGCCGCTGTGGACCGAACCCGGCCGCGCCGGCGGCATCCGACTGCTGGACGGTTGGCGCACCCGGCTCGACGGGCTCACCGGCGCCGAGGCCGCCGCGCTGTTCGCCGGGGCGGCCCCGGCGGCGCTCGCCGAGCTGGGGCTCGGCTCGGTGCTGCTGGCCGCGCAGGCCAAGGTGCTCGCCACGCTGCCCGAACCGCTGCGCGACCGGGCCCGCACCATCGCCCAGCGCTTCCACCTGGACGCGCCCGGCTGGTTCCATCGCGGCGAGGAGCTGCCGCACCTGATGAGCATCGCCGAGGCGGTATGGGAGCAGCGCCGCGTCACCGTGCGCTACCGGCGCGCCGACGGCTCGGTGCGCCGCGTGCTGGAGCCGTACGGGCTGGTCCTCAAGGCCGGGGTCTGGTATCTCGTGGCCCGCGTCCCCGACGCCGACGCGGTGCGCACCTACCGGCTGGTCCGGATCACCGCCGTCGAACCGGGCGGCGACCGGTTCGAGCGGCCCGCGGACTTCGCGCTCGCACAGTGGTGGACGGCGTCGGCGGCCGCCTTCGACCGCACGCTGATCCGGGACCGGGTCCGCCTGCGGGTGAGCCCGCACGGCCTGCGCCGCCTGCCCATCGTCACCGACGCCGCCGCCCGCGACGAGGCGATCCTGCACACCGGCCCGCCCGACGAGCGCGGCTGGTGCGAGGTGGAGCTGGCCGTCGAGTCGCCCCGGGTCGCGCTGACCCAGCTGCTGCCGCTGGGCGCGGACGTCGAGATCCTGGCCCCGGAGCAGTTGCGGGCCGAGTTCGCCGCGGTCGGCGCGGCGATCGCGGCCCGCAACGCCTGA
- a CDS encoding SDR family oxidoreductase, translating into MQQNLHGKIALVAGATRGCGRAIAVELGRAGATVYVTGRSTRAQRSEMDRPETIEDTADLVTAAGGEGIAVRVDHLVPDEVRALVARVDAAHGRLDILVNDVWGGDDYAEWGKPLWEQSLDGGLRMLGLGLHTHIITSHAALPLLVRHPGGLVVEVTDGTDEYNRKYRNSFFYDLTKTSVSRIALAQSAELQPYGGTALVVTPGFLRSEAMLDHFGVTEQNWADGAAKAPHFILSETPTYLGRGVAALAADPERARWTGTSLSSAALAHEYGLTDLDGSVPDIWRYFAEHGSAENGPIDPTGYR; encoded by the coding sequence ATGCAGCAGAACCTTCACGGCAAGATCGCCCTGGTGGCGGGGGCGACCCGCGGGTGCGGGCGGGCCATCGCGGTCGAGCTCGGCCGGGCCGGCGCCACCGTCTACGTCACCGGTCGCAGCACCCGCGCCCAGCGGTCCGAGATGGACCGGCCGGAGACCATCGAGGACACCGCCGACCTGGTCACCGCGGCCGGTGGCGAGGGCATCGCGGTGCGCGTCGACCACCTCGTGCCCGACGAGGTCCGGGCGCTGGTGGCGCGGGTCGACGCCGCGCACGGCCGGCTCGACATCCTGGTCAACGACGTGTGGGGCGGCGACGACTACGCCGAGTGGGGCAAGCCGCTCTGGGAGCAGTCCCTCGACGGCGGCCTGCGCATGCTCGGGCTCGGCCTGCATACCCACATCATCACCAGCCATGCCGCGCTGCCGCTGCTGGTCCGGCACCCGGGCGGGCTGGTCGTCGAGGTCACCGACGGCACCGACGAGTACAACCGGAAGTACCGCAACTCCTTCTTCTACGACCTGACCAAGACGTCGGTGTCGCGCATCGCGCTGGCCCAGTCCGCCGAACTCCAGCCGTACGGCGGGACCGCGCTCGTGGTCACGCCCGGTTTCCTGCGCTCGGAGGCGATGCTCGACCACTTCGGCGTCACCGAGCAGAACTGGGCGGACGGCGCGGCGAAGGCGCCGCACTTCATCCTGTCCGAGACCCCGACTTACCTGGGCCGGGGCGTGGCCGCGCTGGCCGCCGACCCCGAGCGGGCCCGGTGGACGGGCACCTCCCTGTCCAGCGCCGCGCTCGCGCACGAGTACGGCCTCACCGACCTGGACGGTTCGGTGCCCGACATCTGGCGCTACTTCGCCGAGCACGGCTCGGCCGAGAACGGCCCGATCGACCCGACCGGCTACCGCTGA
- a CDS encoding AAA family ATPase — MLIVFSGLPGAGKTTLSRPVAAALRATWLRVDAIESALWRAGVDPAQPTGLAAYVVADALTDAHLALGATVVVDAVNAVEQARAGWRDLAARHGTVMYAIEVICTDPAEHRRRVEQRRPEHDQAFQPSWDDVRTREFTPWREPRLLVDTAAHDTPELVTLILGGIRAQGTPA; from the coding sequence GTGCTGATCGTCTTCTCCGGGTTGCCCGGCGCCGGCAAGACCACGCTGAGCCGGCCGGTCGCGGCCGCGCTGCGCGCGACCTGGCTGCGCGTGGACGCCATCGAGTCGGCCCTGTGGCGGGCCGGCGTCGACCCGGCCCAGCCCACCGGCCTGGCCGCGTACGTGGTGGCCGACGCCCTCACCGACGCGCACCTGGCGCTGGGCGCGACCGTCGTGGTCGACGCGGTCAACGCGGTCGAGCAGGCCCGCGCCGGGTGGCGGGACCTCGCCGCGCGGCACGGCACAGTGATGTACGCCATCGAGGTGATCTGCACCGATCCCGCGGAACACCGCCGTCGCGTCGAGCAGCGCCGACCCGAGCACGATCAGGCCTTCCAGCCCAGCTGGGACGACGTGCGCACGCGCGAGTTCACCCCGTGGCGCGAGCCACGGCTGCTGGTCGACACCGCCGCCCACGACACGCCCGAGCTCGTGACTCTCATATTGGGGGGCATTCGCGCGCAAGGCACGCCCGCGTGA